The Pelodiscus sinensis isolate JC-2024 unplaced genomic scaffold, ASM4963464v1 ctg167, whole genome shotgun sequence genomic sequence GTCAGTCGCTAGTCGGAGCCTGCGCTGGGCAGCGATCCCAGCAAGGGGCCGCATGCCTACGGCcagcagtgcctggagggagctTTGCCCAGCTCAAGGCTGGGAGCTGGCGTGTGATGTAACTGCGGAGGGCGGACGGGCGCAGCCCTCTGGGCGTGTTCCGGGCGCGGGGGAACCCTGAACCTGGCGTGCACCACTGCTGTGACGCTCAGCCGCCGTCGCTCCTTTCGCCTGGGGCCCGTCAGGCGTAGCTCCCAAAGGGCGGGCGGTGCCCCTTGGAGACAGAACAGCGCACGGGGAGCAGCCTTGGAAACGCCTGCGCGCTGCTGCTCCGAGGGATTTGTCGTGAGAACCACGCTTTGGTGTGTGAATCTAACCAGTGTTAACCACCAGATGGGCAGTCTGCTCTCACGGGGGAGCATCGAACCAGCACCTCACTCATACGCACACACCGCCCCTCACCCTGTGCACCCTGCTGAGGCCACCAGAGCTGGGGCACCCCCCTGCTTCTCTCTCCTAGGCTCACTGGCAGCGCAGGGGCTGTGCGTGGGAGGCACCGGGCCCAGTGCTCACGCAGTCTCAGGGACTGTGGAGACTCTAAAGACTCCCAGGGCTCTGCCCACAGAcgtgcagcccccagcccgggcCCGCCCTGCAGCTGCAAGCGAGGCACGGCACCGGCCAGCAGGTCTCAGCCCCGGGCACATGTACCCCCAGGGTACTTCCCAGGGCTCCAGTAACCCAGCCACAAAGCACTAGCGAAGTCGCTGCATGCTGCTCTCTGCACCCCGCGCACTGACACACATCCCAACGTATTCCAGCGGGATTCTGTGCATCCTATGGTGGCAGTGAGGAAGGGAGCCATGTCCAGTGCCAGCGTGCGGCCACACTTGTATTTCTGTCTGACTGCGGCAGCAAGTGGTCCCAGTGGGGCGCACACACCAAGCCAGACTCCCGAAAGGGGTACAGTCGCCTGGGAAGGTTGAGAGCCCCTGTGCAGAGAGATGGCGAGACCCTGCCTCTGCCCACTGGCAGGCTGCAGGCCAGACACTCGGCAGGATCCGGGGGGTCAGGAAGGAAacgggggggcaggaagagggaggcTCTATGCAAACGGGGACTATTTACATAAAGCCTCCAGATGTCCAGTCGCAGGAGATACTCACCCATGTAGCCAACTGTCCCCACCCGGCCTTTGATCGTCTGGCCCTcaggcacatgcacagccagcccCAGATCTGAGATACGGATGTGACCTGGAGATGGGAACCCCACATTAGGAGCCCCCGACCCGGCCCACAGGGCTCGGCCCTGGCCGCCgccggggagcccccgacccggCCCACAGGGCTCGGCCCTGGCCGCCgccggggagcccccgacccggCCCACAGGGCTCGGCCCTGGCCGCCgccggggagcccccgacccggCCCACAGGGCTCGGCCCTGGCCGCCgccggggagcccccgacccggCCCACAGGGCTCGGCCCTGGCCGCCgccggggagcccccgacccggCCCACAGGGCTCGGCCCTGGCCGCCgccggggagcccccgacccggCCCACAGGGCTCGGCCCTGGCCGCCgccggggagcccccgacccggCCCACAGGGCTCGGCCCTGGCCGCCgccggggagcccccgacccggCCCACAGGGCTCGGCCCTGGCCGCCgccggggagcccccgacccggCCCACAGGGCTCGGCCCTGGCCGCACAGAATAGCCCAAGAGACACCCACAGGCCAAGCCGGGGGCCAGAGCACCCCACACACTCTGGCCTCTCTGCTACCAGCAGCCCAACTCACCATGGTCATCCAGCAAGATGTTCTCTGGCTTCAAGTccctggagcaggagggagaagaCTGCATTGGAAATGGCCTGGAGCAGCTTCAGTCCTAGCAACATGCCCAGGCTCTGCTGGTgcccactccctctggggcccgcAGCTCGGAGCCCAGCCTCAGCCAGTCCCTCTTTTCTTGTGGCGAGCGCAGCCAAGCCCACCCAGAGCCTCCTCTCGGGCCTTCCCTGCTCCCGCCAGCCAGGCCGGGGCCCGCCCGGcgcaggaaggggagaggagctggggaACGCAGAGCTCTGAGCCTTCTTGCCTCTGCAGCTAGTCAGTGAACTACCCACTGAAGGGCAAACTGTGCCCAACACgggcctctgctcccagcccggGAGAGCCGGGCCCTGCTGGGGCACAGGGAGGCCTCCCCTACCTGTACACGATCCTCTCCCGGTGCAGGTCGCCCAGGCCGCAGCAGATCTCGGCGGCGTAGAACACGGCCCGCGGCTCCTCGAAGCCGGCCTCGCCCATGTGGTAGATGTGGAACTTGAGGTCCCCTCCGTTCATGAGGGTCAGCACGAGGCAGAGGGCGTCCTTCGTCTCGTACGCGTAGGCCAGGCTCACCTGCGAGACAGGGCAGAGGCTGTGGCAGAGGCCCTGCACGGCGAGGTCCCAGCGCTTTCATACCCTGCAGCTACCAGAGCCAGGGACTCTCGCTCACCCTcagccagccagggcagccccgTCTCccatgggtagggttgccaggtgtccagtacggACCCgggcagtccagtattttcggctcctgccCGGTAAacacattcagaaaataccagacagtcgGAATGCCTGGGATTTCGGATCTTCTCCCGGCCAggggcgaaaataccagactgtcggGGTCAGAACcggccacctggcaaccctgcacagtcagccccctgccccacgccgCTCACCTgggtctgcaggggagctgtccggcccggagcaggcagggaggcagcCTGTTGGGGAGGcggagcccagcccctcctgttcttactgggtccttttttttttgctcaacaactttgccgcttccccccccccactatttTCAACAAAACGTGTCCCCATTTTTGAGGGGgtgtcggtatttttggttaaaccacctggcagccctacaggGGGCAGCAGCTAGTGGGCCCGGCCAGGAGATCCCCTCCTGACTGCGCACTGAGCGCAGACCCAGCgaggacctccctggtccagcacggTCAGGACCTCGctgggatttgccagaccaggggaggtgcccctgctctggccccctctctgctgctgccagtcccagcccgctctggcccccagctccactctgctgctggctctCGGGGTTCTCCGgcccctggccccatgctgctggggGCACCTGGGGTTTCCCGGCCCCCCGGCTCTGGGCTGCCGCGGGCTGCGGGGGTTCTCCGgcccctggccccatgctgctggggGCACCTGGGGTTTCCCGGCCCCCCGGCTCTGGGCTGCCGCGGGCTGCGGGGGTTCTCCGgcccctggccccatgctgctggggGCACCTGGGGTTTCCCGGCCCCCCGGCTCTGGGCTGCCGCGCGGGTTCTCCAGTCGctggccccagcactgctgtggggctcgTCCAGCTCCACTGTCCCTGGCCAGGCTGCCGGCCCACGGGTGCTCCAGACCAGAGCgccagttttcagaggtgcagCCTGGAGCTACTTTGTCTCCACAAGGAGctgggaagcctccaggaagagACCAGAACAAAGCCGCTACCCACAAGAAACCGGGACAGCAAACAGCTAGgtcgggtgtgggggggggggatttttggtggggggggcactccaagattttggtaagttgcCAAGGGCCGCGCTTTCCTATGGAGGGGtgcagggtagggggctggcGTGCAGGAgcgagtgtggggtctgagaggttgtgacctggggcaaggggcttgtggtgcaggagaggagtctggcctggggtcACCCCACAGTCCTACCTGGTGCATCGCTCAGCGCCAGGCAGCTGGAGGAGCCACCTCCCCACTGTGCATTGCTGCTTCCTCTGGCACAGGGATGTGCACCACAAGTGCCCAGCAGCTCTTTGCCACACGCCCCCAAGCTGCAGCAGGTCCGAGGCCAGCTGCATAGGCCACGTCTCCCTTCTCCTAAAGGCATGCTAGCCAGCTGGGGCAGGAAGAAAGCCATAAACCGGGCAGACGGCTGCTGTGACACCATCCAGTCCGGTGCCCTGTCCCGCACGCAGTGCAGGGTCCTGCTGGATCCTGGCCCTGGCCTAGAGGGGACGAGGATCAGCTGGGCACCGCCTGCTGCCAGGCCAGCTCGTGCACAGGCAGGGAGAGGGCACCTTTCCAGCACAGCCGGCGCCCGAGCTGCAGGCTGGCCAGCCCACCACTCTGCCCTGATGCAAAGGGAAAGTGGCTCCTATGTACTTACTACAAACCTACTGTTCACTTTCTCCAGAATCTGCTTCTCGTTCAGGGCCatggcctcccccttccgcttctTGATCCGCTTCTTCTCCAGCTTCTTGCAGGCGTACATCTTCCCAGTGGCTCGCACCTGGCACGCACACACCTGCAGGGCGCAGGCCGTCAGCCGGCAAGCCAAGCCCTACACCCGGGCCCAGAGATTCGACTCCAACCCGAGGCAAACTGTTCCCGTGCAGGGCCAGTCCAGCAAGCCACCAGGTTCCCTCCTTTCCCGGGATGGGCCCCTGGCTTTCCCCTGCGGCTGCCCCCTGGGGCCTGCCCACCTGACTTGTCTGCTTACCTGCGGCTGAACGAGCACATGGCAGTGACTCCTGGAGACCTGTCACCAGGTCCCAAcaagcctctggcacatggaccACCAGGAAGGGATGCTAATGGCGTAAGCTAGGGACTGGGAGTCTGGAAGACCTGGGTTCTAAACccggctctgccactgcctcaggAAAATCCAGCTGTGCGCCTGATTCCCCATCTGCCAGCACCGCCTGTCCCCAGCGCACACCGcgccagcccccgctccccaccgaGCACCGCCAGTCCCCAGCGCACACCGcgccagcccccgctccccaGCACACACCGCCAGTCCCCAGCGCACACCGcgccagcccccgctccccaccgaGCACCGCCAGTCCCCAGCGCACACCGcgccagcccccgctccccaccgaGCTCCGCCAGTCCCCAGCGCACACCGcgccagcccccgctccccaccgaGCTCCGCCAGTCCCCAGCGCACACCGcgccagcccccgctccccaccgaGCACCGCCAGTCCCCAGCGCACACCGcgccagcccccgctccccaccgaGCACCGCCAGTCCCCAGCGCACACCGcgccagcccccgctccccaccgaGCACCGCCTGTCCCCAGCGCACACCGcgccagcccccgctccccaccgaGCACCGCCTGTCCCCAGCGCACACCGcgccagcccccgctccccaccgaGCACCGCCTGTCCCCAGCGCACACCGcgccagcccccgctccccaccgaGCTCCGCCAGTCCCCAGCGCACACCGcgccagcccccgctccccaccgaGCACCGCCAGTCCCCAGCGCACACCGcgccagcccccgctccccaccgaGCACCGCCTGTCCCCAGCGCACACCGcgccagcccccgctccccaccgaGCACCGCCTGTCCCCAGCGCACACCGcgccagcccccgctccccaccgaGCACCGCCTGTCCCCAGCGCACACCGcgccagcccccgctccccaccgaGCACCGCCTGTCCCCAGCGCACACCGcgccagcccccgctccccaccgaGCACCGCCTGTCCCCAGCGCACACCGcgccagcccccgctccccaccgaGCACCGCCTGTCCCCAGCGCACACCGcgccagcccccgctccccaccgaGCACCGCCTGTCCCCAGCGCACACCGcgccagcccccgctccccaccgaGCACCGCCTGTCCCCAGCGCACACCGcgccagcccccgctccccaccgaGCACCGCCTGTCCCCAGCGCACACCGcgccagcccccgctccccaccgaGCACCGCCTGTCCCCAGCGCACACCGcgccagcccccgctccccaccgaGCACCGCCTGTCCCCAGCGCACACCgcgccagcccctgctccccattAAGCACAGCTCCAGTGTCCAGCATGTGCTTGAAATGGGGAGCAAGAGCAGAGAGCATCTTCCACGGGAGTCCTTCCTGGGGGCTAGGTCAGAAAGCAAAGGCCAGGCCATCCTAGGGCCCTTTGGCAGGACGAGGCTTTGGCACCAATTCCCACACACTCCAAGGCAGGTGAGGACACTGACAACTCACCTCACCGAAGCCTCCCTTTCCCAGGACACGATACTGGCGGAAGGTGTTCTTGGTGACTGGCTGCCTGCGGAAAGGCAGAAGAGGCTGGCATGAGatgagagggggcggggagggcccgggCTGCCCTGACCTCAGAGGGCTAGGCCTGCAGGGCTCCGGGGGTGCCGTGCTGAGTGAGGGGTCAGCACCTCTGCTCCCGCCGGCCTGGCTTCAGCCAGAAGgccaggaagggctggagggccCCTTCGGGCAGCCCCCGGGCAGTCAGACTTACCTCTCCATCCATTTCCACTGCAGGAAGCGGTTGAAGTAGATGCTGTCGAGGTAGTCGGCGAAGGGGGCCACACTCAGGAAGTCATGGATGAGCCTGGGAGAGAGGGGTGGGCCGGAGGCTGCTGGAAATGCTTCCCGGAGGAGAGCGGCTCACCGCCCAGTCGCTGCAGGCCctgccagggcagccaggctttGCTCCAGTGCCCCTGCCTCCACGAGGGCCCTTTGCTCCAGACGTGCAGGGCCGGGAAGGGCCTGGCCCGTGGGCTGGTGCTGCACACAGGCCGTGGTGCCAGCTGCCCCTTAGCACCATGCCTGTGAGGGCAGGGAGGCCGGTGCGCTGCATCTCCAGCACGGGGGGAGCGACTGAGGTGACCTAGCCTGGCGGCTGGGACCCAGGCcaatggctgggagggaggagccgAGGGACCGGCAGGCAGCCTGTTCCAGCCCGTGGGAGGACAAAGGCTGAGGAGAGGGGACCCTGGTGACCTGGCCAGCCAGTTCCATTCAagggggagggcccgggcccagTGACCTGTTCACCTGGGCCAGCGAGAGGACGCCCCCCTGGAAGGAGAAAGCTGCTGGACGGGGCAGAGAGCAGGCACAGCCCGCCTGGTTGCAGGGAGGACCTAGATGTGCTGCGCTCTGGGAGGCCAGGCCTGAGCGCCCAGAGAGTTTCCTGGACTGggttcataagaacggccagactggggcagcccaaaggtccatctagcccagtgtcctgtctgcccacagtggccagcgccaggtgccccggagggggtggaccgaagacgatttgtctcctgccatccctctccagcctccgacaaacaggccagggacaccattttatcccccggctaatcgccttttacggacctaacctccacgatgcttagtaacccctcctgttgggtCCGGCTGGAAGTCGCTCCGGGCCTGCTCCCTCGGAGCCAGAGGCAGGGGACTCCCCGCAGTGGCCCACGAGACACAGGCAGGCTTAACCCCGAGACAGAGCGCGCCCTCGAGCAGGGCTGTACGGCCCAACGGGGACTCACACAGGGAGTACGCCACACGAGAACAGAGTCCTGATCCACCATGTGGCCTTCAGCGCCCCCTGAAACgcaggggagcagccccaggctgcactcacgccccctcccctccaggctggCTACGTTCCGCCCCTTGCAGCGAGATTCAAAGCCCCGGCACAACCCAAAGCGCTCCTGCGAGGGCCACTGGCCCAGCCCACCCGCGGGGGCCATTCCGGGAGCACGCACTGCCCAGCGTAACCTCTAGCCAGGCCCCCGCTGCCCCAACTCACTTGGTTGATTCCTTGAATAGCTCCTTGCTTggctcctgctccagcctctcaGAACAGGCGCCCACCAGCGGCAAGGAGACTTCAGGCACGTGAGCCAcgctctgggagaggaggagcgaGTCAGACACGGGGGCCCCGCCAGTCGGAGAACGGAGTCCGCAGGAGCCCACCAGCGGTCTCGGCCTGCTCCCAGGACACAGTGACGTCAGGCACATTTgtacctggggcaggggaggggctctgctCCCTCCGCCCTGGCTACACGGGCACGCCCCTATGGAGGGGTGCTTCTCCTAGGCACTAATGCAGGCACCTGCTTCCCTCAAGCTCagcgggcagggagcagcctgctcGGGTCGCTGCTGTACCTGGGGGTTCAGGAATCTGTCCATCAGGTgctgcccacactccctcctctTCTCGTCCGGAGTCACTTCGTACTCGGCCTGTGCAAAGAGAGCGAGGCTGGCAGTGCGCCCCTCGGTCAGGGAggtggcagggctgcctgccagcaACAAGACCCCCAGGGAGTCCAGATCTCAGGGCAGCCCCAAGCTTTCCCGAGCTCTTCCTTGGACAGCAGGTGGCAGGGAGGGCTCTCGGCCAACTGGCCCCGGGTTCTCCGGAGCGGGGCAGCGCGGTGCCGGCAGCTGGCACTTACCACGGCGTCCAGGAATGAGACGCAGCGCGACAGCTCGGGCCGCGTCTCGCAGAACTGCCGGAAGAGCAGGCGCCCGATAGGCTGCTTCTCACACAGGCTGCGATAGTCCCGCTCTGTGGGCGCAAAGCGGGGAGTGAGCGTAGGGACGCGCCCACGAGAGCTCACGCCACTGTATGATTTGCTGAAGGACACGCCCCTCAGGCTCCTCAGCAAAGCGAGTCCACGGACCAGGCCAACCGAGAGCACTGGGACTCCCTAGGCTGAGCTGGTTATGCAGGCGAAGAATCTCCCCTCTGCGGTGCCCGGAACTAGAGCGTGGCCATAGACCGGACCGCCAGTCCCGGCTCGACCCGCCTGCCATGGGCCCATGGGCCATTCTCTTCACCGCTAGAACGTTGGGCCTAGTTTCCTCCAGGAACCTGATGTGGGTAGCCTCACTATGCAGACGTCCCAGCGGGGCTGGCGTCTGTCTTCCATCCCCCAGGGAGACATGGGCTGGCCACGGCCCAGGCACCCCCCTTCTCTTTGCTAGCTTGTGTCTACTGAACTCCTGCCCTCACGCTGCTCTCGGAGCTCTTCTGCAGCCTTCCCGATTTTCCAGCCTGCTCCGTAACGGGTGGGCTCCGGAGCGGGACATGATGGTAATGCCGCCTCACTATGTCCGCTTGTACGCGCAAGCGTGGCGAGAGCGCTCAGCCGCCTCCCGGGGAGACATGGCCGACGGGTCATTCCTACAGGTGGGATTTTGCATTTGCCACGTGCTCGTGCTCCGCTTCCCAGAGCGCTCAGCAaccgtgccctgcccccccaggcaggggcgtGCTTCCTTTTCCAGCCTCCAAGGCCGTTTCAGCTCAGTGGTAAACGTTCGGCGGGGTGCACAGAGAACAGATTCCTGCCCACTCCATCTGACAGGCTGCTCACTTCCCATGACTCGCTTtggtctagggcaggggtggccagccAGCCTATGCTGCTCCTCGCAttggtaccaaatccagggctggagctgcaggtgcccacgttccactgggccagagggtgctcactgctcaacccccagctctgccctagagCCCttcccctaggatcctgccacttcccaccctctccactgagcctggcacccccttgcttccccctccagtgtctccatTGAGAGCTGATCCCAGGGGGAGATGAGCATGACTGGGGACACAGAACTGGTAAATTCCGGCTCCTTCTCGGTTTAGCTTGGCCACCCCTGGTTTGGGGCCTTAGTCTACATCAGGGACCAGACACCTGGCCCCGCCAGCCGCAGGGGCTCCGTCCCCCGCTGGCAGAGCAGCCGGCCCTCACTGCTCACACCACCGGTGGCTTTGGAAGGGACATGCTCCCCCACTATGGGCGTGGGGAGCCCAGGAGGCACTCCACTGCCCCTCAGGCCAGGGGTCCCCACACGGCTCTCAGGGctggcagccccgccccgcccgacACACTGTGGGCGTTCACCCCCAAGCAGCAGTTGCTTCTGAGGAAGCTGTGGCTTCCGGAGCGGTGCAGAGCTCAGAGAGCAGCTCCAGCTGAGGGGGCCCCACCACTGCCTCGCTAGCAACGCCATTTCCTCCGCCAGGGGGAAGGTGAAGGGTTCACCACTGGTAAGGTCAGACCCCTGCTGCCCCCACGGCCCCAGCGCGGTGCAGGCCTGCTGAGAGCCCGACTTGTGCCGTGGGGGTTTGAGCTGAGTGATGCCGAGGGGCCAGCACCcccctggggcggggggtggggaatcAGAATGCCTACACCTGGCACTGTAGCCAGAGGGGAAAGCCCTGTGGGAAGCCAGGATGCGGAGCTGCCCTTGAACGGAAAATGGAGCCCAGCAAGGCAGTGGCGGGGCCCGGGGGAGCGGATGGGACAGTTCCCTGTCGACAGGCAGTGCGGCAGCAGATGGAATGCACTGCTCTCCGAGCCcactggccagagggctgagcacCCGGAGGCCAGCTGAAGGACAGGCATGGCCATGGAGCCGGCTCGGCCGCCATCCTCAGAGCCACacgccctgcctgccccagaatCGCAgctgcaccctccctgcccagcgagagcaggctgggctgggcagggcatggggggctGAGCCAGCAGCTTACAAGCTGGAGTAGGCCACTGTGGCTCACTTCACACTGCGATAAGGAAGCTCCACCCACTCCCCGTGCCACCGTCCCGGTCCACATGGGACCCCAGAATCCCCACATGATGGGGCTGAACTAGCTATTACCGCTCGAGAGACCCTCTGAAAACAGCCCGCGGCGAAAAATCAAACAGAACGTTGGGCACCGTTACAGAAGGGAGAGAATAAGACGATCTCCTATGGCCTCTAAATGCACTAGCCTGCGAACCCAGCGCTGCTCGGGCCCCTAACTCATGAGCGGCTTTGGTTTAAATGAGCGATTTTCTAACACAGGGCTGTTCACGAAGTTCCTTGTTATCTTGGATTTCTTAAAGGGCTGTTCACATTGTTTTgaacaacattttttaaatgttaattctGTCCAGGGTATTTTTGCTTGCCAGAGCCAGGAAGGCAGCAGACTgggccctctcccctggctcctGGCAAAGGGGAAAGGCCTGCATTGAGCCCGAGTGAATCGGGGGCGGGGGCGAGACTTTCCAAAAGGGCCCCTGGGGGagtgggaggctcggggctgcAGGAaaacacccccagccagcccctttcacctgcctggcaaGTCTCTTTTGTTTGGTTCGATGACTTGACTGCCCTGGTCCAGCCAACCCTCCTGTTGCTTTGAAGTGATCAGAGGAAGCACTGTCGGAAGGGGGTGGGCCAGTTCCTGAGCAGCCAGACACACAGCGGACGACATGCCCACCCTGAGCACATGGGGTCACTGCATCTCAACAGAGAATGGAATCAGAAAAGGGGAATGCAAAGAACCGGTCGCATGAGG encodes the following:
- the GRK6 gene encoding G protein-coupled receptor kinase 6 isoform X7, whose amino-acid sequence is MDRFLNPQSVAHVPEVSLPLVGACSERLEQEPSKELFKESTKLIHDFLSVAPFADYLDSIYFNRFLQWKWMERQPVTKNTFRQYRVLGKGGFGEVCACQVRATGKMYACKKLEKKRIKKRKGEAMALNEKQILEKVNSRFVVSLAYAYETKDALCLVLTLMNGGDLKFHIYHMGEAGFEEPRAVFYAAEICCGLGDLHRERIVYRDLKPENILLDDHGHIRISDLGLAVHVPEGQTIKGRVGTVGYMAPEVVKNERYTFSPDWWALGCLVYEMIEGQSPFQQRKKKIKREEVERLVKEVQEEYSEKFSPGARSLCTMLLCKDPAERLGGRAGAQEVKGHPLFRHLNFTRLEAGMLEPPFKPDPQAIYCKDVLDIEQFSTVKGVELEPTDNDFYQKFATGSVPIPWQNEMIETECFTELNVLGPDGSVPPDLDWKGQPSPQPKKGLLQRLFSRQLAPGSAQGLPGPGVRPGEELGGAHGHGPGEERVDMEQQS
- the GRK6 gene encoding G protein-coupled receptor kinase 6 isoform X2 is translated as MSSAVCLAAQELAHPLPTVLPLITSKQQEGWLDQGSQVIEPNKRDLPERDYRSLCEKQPIGRLLFRQFCETRPELSRCVSFLDAVAEYEVTPDEKRRECGQHLMDRFLNPQSVAHVPEVSLPLVGACSERLEQEPSKELFKESTKLIHDFLSVAPFADYLDSIYFNRFLQWKWMERQPVTKNTFRQYRVLGKGGFGEVCACQVRATGKMYACKKLEKKRIKKRKGEAMALNEKQILEKVNSRFVVSLAYAYETKDALCLVLTLMNGGDLKFHIYHMGEAGFEEPRAVFYAAEICCGLGDLHRERIVYRDLKPENILLDDHGHIRISDLGLAVHVPEGQTIKGRVGTVGYMAPEVVKNERYTFSPDWWALGCLVYEMIEGQSPFQQRKKKIKREEVERLVKEVQEEYSEKFSPGARSLCTMLLCKDPAERLGGRAGAQEVKGHPLFRHLNFTRLEAGMLEPPFKPDPQAIYCKDVLDIEQFSTVKGVELEPTDNDFYQKFATGSVPIPWQNEMIETECFTELNVLGPDGSVPPDLDWKGQPSPQPKKGLLQRLFSRQLAPGSAQGLPGPGVRPGEELGGAHGHGPGEERVDMEQQS
- the GRK6 gene encoding G protein-coupled receptor kinase 6 isoform X4, with protein sequence MELENIVANTVLLKAREGGGGNRKGKSKKWRQMLQFPHISLCEDLRQMLERDYRSLCEKQPIGRLLFRQFCETRPELSRCVSFLDAVAEYEVTPDEKRRECGQHLMDRFLNPQSVAHVPEVSLPLVGACSERLEQEPSKELFKESTKLIHDFLSVAPFADYLDSIYFNRFLQWKWMERQPVTKNTFRQYRVLGKGGFGEVCACQVRATGKMYACKKLEKKRIKKRKGEAMALNEKQILEKVNSRFVVSLAYAYETKDALCLVLTLMNGGDLKFHIYHMGEAGFEEPRAVFYAAEICCGLGDLHRERIVYRDLKPENILLDDHGHIRISDLGLAVHVPEGQTIKGRVGTVGYMAPEVVKNERYTFSPDWWALGCLVYEMIEGQSPFQQRKKKIKREEVERLVKEVQEEYSEKFSPGARSLCTMLLCKDPAERLGGRAGAQEVKGHPLFRHLNFTRLEAGMLEPPFKPDPQAIYCKDVLDIEQFSTVKGVELEPTDNDFYQKFATGSVPIPWQNEMIETECFTELNVLGPDGSVPPDLDWKGQPSPQPKKGLLQRLFSRQDCCGNCSDSDEEPSRL
- the GRK6 gene encoding G protein-coupled receptor kinase 6 isoform X8; amino-acid sequence: MELENIVANTVLLKAREGGGGNRKGKSKKWRQMLQFPHISLCEDLRQMLERDYRSLCEKQPIGRLLFRQFCETRPELSRCVSFLDAVAEYEVTPDEKRRECGQHLMDRFLNPQSVAHVPEVSLPLVGACSERLEQEPSKELFKESTKLIHDFLSVAPFADYLDSIYFNRFLQWKWMERQPVTKNTFRQYRVLGKGGFGEVCACQVRATGKMYACKKLEKKRIKKRKGEAMALNEKQILEKVNSRFVVSLAYAYETKDALCLVLTLMNGGDLKFHIYHMGEAGFEEPRAVFYAAEICCGLGDLHRERIVYRDLKPENILLDDHGHIRISDLGLAVHVPEGQTIKGRVGTVGYMAPEVVKNERYTFSPDWWALGCLVYEMIEGQSPFQQRKKKIKREEVERLVKEVQEEYSEKFSPGARSLCTMLLCKDPAERLGGRAGAQEVKGHPLFRHLNFTRLEAGMLEPPFKPDPQAIYCKDVLDIEQFSTVKGVELEPTDNDFYQKFATGSVPIPWQNEMIETECFTELNVLGPDGSVPPDLDWKGQPSPQPKKGLLQRLFSRQRTVVGTAATVTRSPAGCRAQPVLGPPGAAALPRGSC
- the GRK6 gene encoding G protein-coupled receptor kinase 6 isoform X3 translates to MELENIVANTVLLKAREGGGGNRKGKSKKWRQMLQFPHISLCEDLRQMLERDYRSLCEKQPIGRLLFRQFCETRPELSRCVSFLDAVAEYEVTPDEKRRECGQHLMDRFLNPQSVAHVPEVSLPLVGACSERLEQEPSKELFKESTKLIHDFLSVAPFADYLDSIYFNRFLQWKWMERQPVTKNTFRQYRVLGKGGFGEVCACQVRATGKMYACKKLEKKRIKKRKGEAMALNEKQILEKVNSRFVVSLAYAYETKDALCLVLTLMNGGDLKFHIYHMGEAGFEEPRAVFYAAEICCGLGDLHRERIVYRDLKPENILLDDHGHIRISDLGLAVHVPEGQTIKGRVGTVGYMAPEVVKNERYTFSPDWWALGCLVYEMIEGQSPFQQRKKKIKREEVERLVKELLCKDPAERLGGRAGAQEVKGHPLFRHLNFTRLEAGMLEPPFKPDPQAIYCKDVLDIEQFSTVKGVELEPTDNDFYQKFATGSVPIPWQNEMIETECFTELNVLGPDGSVPPDLDWKGQPSPQPKKGLLQRLFSRQLAPGSAQGLPGPGVRPGEELGGAHGHGPGEERVDMEQQS
- the GRK6 gene encoding G protein-coupled receptor kinase 6 isoform X1, with protein sequence MELENIVANTVLLKAREGGGGNRKGKSKKWRQMLQFPHISLCEDLRQMLERDYRSLCEKQPIGRLLFRQFCETRPELSRCVSFLDAVAEYEVTPDEKRRECGQHLMDRFLNPQSVAHVPEVSLPLVGACSERLEQEPSKELFKESTKLIHDFLSVAPFADYLDSIYFNRFLQWKWMERQPVTKNTFRQYRVLGKGGFGEVCACQVRATGKMYACKKLEKKRIKKRKGEAMALNEKQILEKVNSRFVVSLAYAYETKDALCLVLTLMNGGDLKFHIYHMGEAGFEEPRAVFYAAEICCGLGDLHRERIVYRDLKPENILLDDHGHIRISDLGLAVHVPEGQTIKGRVGTVGYMAPEVVKNERYTFSPDWWALGCLVYEMIEGQSPFQQRKKKIKREEVERLVKEVQEEYSEKFSPGARSLCTMLLCKDPAERLGGRAGAQEVKGHPLFRHLNFTRLEAGMLEPPFKPDPQAIYCKDVLDIEQFSTVKGVELEPTDNDFYQKFATGSVPIPWQNEMIETECFTELNVLGPDGSVPPDLDWKGQPSPQPKKGLLQRLFSRQLAPGSAQGLPGPGVRPGEELGGAHGHGPGEERVDMEQQS